In bacterium, the following proteins share a genomic window:
- a CDS encoding heparinase II/III-family protein, with protein DERFRQLGKEILAYGARTLFRPSGFLRESSSHYHLLLCRSYLEAFWMAGGKADQKFWEGLKDRLVDMTRASAFFLRSGYFPRIGDVSPDFPTAFHRGIPAVGAAVLAEDSVSLPPPEEIGWHSFFLPSGASEEKERPPLPEIEGWEDAGYYRLVKGKWELFVYLNPDGHVPAWSHGHSDLLGFLLMYGGHPVLVDSGRATYADNPLGHYGRGASSHNTFRVDGLAPCLVHAHNGYVPLMMKEYFAYPAEVRIERREDGLKARLMCSGYQRIALGIRVERVFLLGEGGLRIIDEVLGSGRHLLESFFHFHPDVGVRRKGQDALGLSLPGGEELEFLGKVDPDESVVLEKGKESGDVMGWYSPEYGEAIPCWSFLLRGRRSLPLHRSWTIRPAHR; from the coding sequence GAGATGAAAGATTTCGCCAACTGGGGAAGGAGATTCTCGCCTACGGCGCCCGAACACTATTCCGGCCCTCAGGTTTTTTGCGGGAATCCTCTTCGCATTATCATCTGCTTCTTTGCCGGTCCTACCTCGAAGCGTTTTGGATGGCCGGTGGGAAGGCGGATCAAAAATTTTGGGAAGGACTCAAGGACCGGCTTGTGGACATGACCCGGGCGTCGGCCTTTTTCCTGCGGTCGGGATATTTTCCAAGAATCGGCGACGTTTCGCCGGATTTCCCCACCGCATTTCACCGCGGGATTCCCGCAGTAGGCGCGGCGGTCCTGGCCGAAGACTCGGTTTCCCTCCCTCCGCCGGAGGAGATCGGGTGGCACTCTTTTTTTCTTCCCTCCGGCGCATCAGAAGAAAAAGAGCGGCCCCCACTTCCGGAAATCGAGGGCTGGGAGGATGCAGGATATTACCGGTTGGTCAAGGGAAAGTGGGAACTGTTCGTTTACCTGAATCCTGACGGCCATGTCCCCGCCTGGTCGCACGGCCATTCCGATTTGCTCGGTTTTCTTTTGATGTATGGCGGCCACCCGGTATTGGTTGACTCTGGCCGCGCCACATATGCCGACAACCCGCTGGGCCACTACGGCCGGGGGGCATCTTCCCACAACACCTTCCGGGTGGATGGCCTCGCTCCTTGTCTGGTCCACGCCCACAATGGATATGTTCCATTGATGATGAAGGAATATTTTGCCTACCCCGCAGAAGTGCGTATCGAAAGGCGGGAGGACGGCCTGAAAGCACGTCTGATGTGTAGCGGCTATCAGCGTATAGCCCTCGGGATAAGGGTCGAGCGGGTGTTTCTTCTGGGAGAGGGGGGGCTCAGGATCATCGACGAGGTCTTGGGAAGCGGCCGGCACCTCCTGGAGAGTTTTTTCCATTTCCATCCCGATGTCGGGGTGAGGCGGAAGGGGCAGGATGCCCTTGGGCTCTCGCTTCCCGGCGGGGAAGAGTTGGAGTTTTTGGGGAAAGTCGATCCGGACGAGTCCGTTGTCCTGGAAAAAGGCAAGGAATCGGGGGATGTGATGGGGTGGTACAGTCCCGAATACGGAGAAGCCATCCCTTGCTGGAGTTTCCTTCTAAGGGGCCGGCGCTCCCTTCCGCTCCATCGTTCGTGGACTATCCGCCCGGCCCATAGGTAG